In Gambusia affinis linkage group LG08, SWU_Gaff_1.0, whole genome shotgun sequence, a single window of DNA contains:
- the kbtbd4 gene encoding kelch repeat and BTB domain-containing protein 4 isoform X2, with protein MESGEEGGVSVGGSVGEENYFLGYTFTDRSHSSRVVKSIMDLCLEDGLFADVTVTVDERQFHLHRLVLSAQSSFFRSMFTSNLKESHNRFIELKDVSASVFQLLVDYIYHGTIKLRVEELQDTYEMADMYQLTALFEECSRFLSRTVEVKNCLQVMWLADRHSDQELYTAAKQCAKIHLAQLHQTEEYLNLPLCLLLDIIKDGVPSSQNPKMAIESWINHNKVEREEFSCLLQENLKEIGENVHIYLIGKEETRTHSLAVSLHCDEDDAISVSGQNSLCHQITAACKHGGDLYVVGGSIPRRMWKCNMHTMDWERCAPLPRDRLHHTMVSVASEDTIYSLGGKTLQDTLSNAIIYYTVKDNMWTETSQLDTAVSGAAGVNLGGTIYLLGGEENDMDFFTKPSRLIQCFDTSSQKCQIKPYMLPFAGCMHAAVHMDVIFIVGEGDSLVCYNPLLESFTRLRFPEVWSCIPSLWKVASCNGCIYVFRDKCKKGDANTLKFNPATSVVSVIKGIKILLTNWQFVLA; from the exons ATGGAGTCCGGTGAGGAGGGCGGCGTCAGTGTCGGCGGCTCTGTGGGAGAGGAGAACTACTTCCTCGGATACACCTTCACTGACCGCTCTCATTCCAGCCGCGTGGTGAAGAGCATCATGGATCTGTGCCTGGAGGACGGCCTGTTTGCAGATGTCACCGTCACTGTGGATGAAAGGCAGTTTCACCTGCACCGGCTGGTGCTGTCAGCGCAGAGCAGCTTCTTCCGCTCCATGTTCACCTCCAACCTCAAAGAGTCCCACAACCGCTTCATCGAGCTGAAGGACGTGAGTGCCTCCGTCTTCCAGCTGCTGGTCGACTACATCTACCACGGCACCATCAAGCTGCgggtggaggagctgcaggataCCTATGAGATGGCGGATATGTACCAGCTGACGGCTCTGTTTGAGGAATGCTCCCGCTTCCTCTCGCGGACGGTGGAGGTCAAGAATTGCTTACAG gtGATGTGGCTCGCAGACAGACACAGTGACCAGGAGCTGTATACCGCAGCCAAGCAATGTGCTAAAATCCACCTCGCTCAGCTACATCAGACTGAAGAATATCTCAATCTGCCCCTCTGCCTGCTGCTTGACATCATCAAGG ATGGTGTTCCCAGCTCCCAGAATCCAAAAATGGCCATCGAGTCGTGGATAAACCACAACAAGGTTGAGAGGGAGGAGTTCTCCTGCCTTCTCCAGGAGAATCTGAAG GAAATTGGGGAGAACGTCCACATCTATCTGATCGGTAAAGAGGAGACGAGGACTCACTCCCTTGCCGTTTCTCTGCATTGTGATGAGGACGATGCGATCAGCGTGAGTGGCCAGAACAGTCTCTGCCATCAGATTACCGCCGCCTGTAAACATGGCGGGGACCTATACGTGGTGGGGGGGTCCATCCCCCGCCGCATGTGGAAGTGCAACATGCACACCATGGACTGGGAGCGCTGTGCACCGTTGCCTAGAGACCGCCTCCACCACACCATGGTGTCTGTGGCCTCTGAAGACACCATCTACTCCCTGGGCGGGAAGACGTTGCAGGACACGCTGTCGAACGCCATCATTTACTACACAGTGAAGGACAACATGTGGACAGAGACGAGCCAGTTGGACACAGCCGTGTCTGGGGCCGCTGGCGTCAACCTGGGAGGAACCATTTACCTGCTCGGAGGCGAGGAGAACGACATGGACTTTTTCACAAAGCCGTCCCGTCTCATCCAGTGCTTCGACACCTCCTCCCAGAAGTGCCAGATCAAACCATACATGCTGCCGTTTGCGGGCTGCATGCACGCCGCCGTCCACATGGACGTCATCTTCATCGTAGGTGAAGGGGACTCGCTGGTGTGCTACAACCCTCTGCTGGAGAGCTTCACGCGGCTGCGCTTCCCAGAGGTGTGGAGCTGCATCCCTTCTCTGTGGAAGGTGGCCAGCTGTAACGGCTGCATATACGTCTTCAGGGACAAGTGTAAGAAAGGCGACGCTAACACGTTAAAGTTTAACCCGGCCACATCTGTGGTCTCGGTTATCAAAGGTATAAAAATCCTCCTAACGAACTGGCAGTTTGTACTGGCCTGA
- the rapsn gene encoding 43 kDa receptor-associated protein of the synapse — MNIFTLRIAPEMGQDQTKQQIEKGLKLYQSNQTDKALHVWTKVLEKTSDPGGKFRVLGCLITAHSEMGKYKDMLKYALEQIDTAREMEDPDYLTEGYLNLARSNEKLCDFQKTVSYCQTCLNMQGTTVSLQLNGQVCLSMGNAYLGLSVFQKALESYEKALRYAHNNDDKMLECRVCCSLGNIYVQLKDYEKALFFPCKAAELVNDYGKSWSLKYRAMSQFHMSVAYRKLERLPDAMGCCEESMKIALQHGDRPLQALCLLNFADIHRCRHDVNKAFPRYESALGIMTEIGNRLGQAHVYLGVAKCWLLQKEYDKALESLERAQELADGMGNKLCSLKVHSLREGIYRNNKQQEELREQVVKFLQCVEELELYCGMCGESIGDRDQKLQALPCSHIFHLKCLQTNGTKGCPKCFKSSIKPGFV; from the exons ATGAATATTTTCACGTTGCGCATTGCACCAGAAATGGGCCAGGACCAAACCAAGCAGCAGATAGAGAAGGGCCTGAAGTTGTATCAGTCCAATCAGACAGATAAAGCCCTGCATGTCTGGACAAAAGTTCTGGAAAAGACCTCTGACCCTGGAGGGAAGTTTCGAGTTCTCGGGTGCCTGATCACAGCCCACTCAGAAATGGGAAAGTACAAAGATATGCTTAAG TACGCCCTCGAACAGATTGACACAGCCCGGGAAATGGAGGACCCAGACTACCTAACTGAAGGCTACCTGAACTTGGCGCGTAGCAATGAGAAGCTGTGCGACTTCCAGAAGACAGTGTCTTACTGCCAGACCTGCTTAAACATGCAAGGCACCACTGTAAGCTTGCAGCTCAATGGCCAAGTGTGTCTGAGCATGGGCAACGCCTACCTGGGTCTCAGCGTCTTCCAGAAGGCCCTGGAGAGCTACGAGAAGGCCCTGCGCTATGCTCACAACAACGATGACAAGATGTTGGAGTGCAGAGTCTGCTGCAGTCTGGGAAACATCTATGTGCAGCTAAAG GACTACGAGAAAGCCCTGTTCTTCCCCTGCAAGGCAGCTGAACTCGTCAATGACTACGGCAAAAGCTGGAGCCTCAAGTATCGCGCCATGAGCCAGTTCCACATGTCTGTGGCCTACAGGAAGCTGGAGCGTCTGCCTGACGCCATGGGGTGCTGCGAG GAATCCATGAAGATTGCTCTGCAGCATGGCGACCGACCCCTGCAAGCTCTGTGCTTACTGAACTTTGCAGACATCCACCGCTGCAGGCATGATGTTAAT aaaGCATTCCCTCGCTACGAGTCTGCACTGGGCATTATGACCGAGATTGGAAACCGTCTTGGACAAGCACACGTCTATCTGGGTGTTGCAAAATGTTGGCTTCTGCAGAAAGAATATGACAAG gctctTGAATCTTTGGAGCGAGCGCAGGAACTTGCAGATGGAATGGGAAACAAG CTGTGCAGCCTGAAGGTTCACTCCCTACGTGAGGGCATCTACCGCAACAacaagcagcaggaggagctgcgAGAACAGGTGGTGAAGTTCCTGCAGTGtgtggaggagctggagctCTACTGCGGCATGTGTGGGGAGTCCATCGGGGACAGGGACCAAAAGCTGCAGGCGTTACCCTGTTCCCACATTTTCCATCTCAA GTGTCTGCAAACAAACGGGACAAAGGGTTGCCCAAAGTGTTTCAAATCCTCCATCAAGCCTGGATTTGTGTGA
- the kbtbd4 gene encoding kelch repeat and BTB domain-containing protein 4 isoform X1 produces MESGEEGGVSVGGSVGEENYFLGYTFTDRSHSSRVVKSIMDLCLEDGLFADVTVTVDERQFHLHRLVLSAQSSFFRSMFTSNLKESHNRFIELKDVSASVFQLLVDYIYHGTIKLRVEELQDTYEMADMYQLTALFEECSRFLSRTVEVKNCLQVMWLADRHSDQELYTAAKQCAKIHLAQLHQTEEYLNLPLCLLLDIIKDGVPSSQNPKMAIESWINHNKVEREEFSCLLQENLKGFKKEIGENVHIYLIGKEETRTHSLAVSLHCDEDDAISVSGQNSLCHQITAACKHGGDLYVVGGSIPRRMWKCNMHTMDWERCAPLPRDRLHHTMVSVASEDTIYSLGGKTLQDTLSNAIIYYTVKDNMWTETSQLDTAVSGAAGVNLGGTIYLLGGEENDMDFFTKPSRLIQCFDTSSQKCQIKPYMLPFAGCMHAAVHMDVIFIVGEGDSLVCYNPLLESFTRLRFPEVWSCIPSLWKVASCNGCIYVFRDKCKKGDANTLKFNPATSVVSVIKGIKILLTNWQFVLA; encoded by the exons ATGGAGTCCGGTGAGGAGGGCGGCGTCAGTGTCGGCGGCTCTGTGGGAGAGGAGAACTACTTCCTCGGATACACCTTCACTGACCGCTCTCATTCCAGCCGCGTGGTGAAGAGCATCATGGATCTGTGCCTGGAGGACGGCCTGTTTGCAGATGTCACCGTCACTGTGGATGAAAGGCAGTTTCACCTGCACCGGCTGGTGCTGTCAGCGCAGAGCAGCTTCTTCCGCTCCATGTTCACCTCCAACCTCAAAGAGTCCCACAACCGCTTCATCGAGCTGAAGGACGTGAGTGCCTCCGTCTTCCAGCTGCTGGTCGACTACATCTACCACGGCACCATCAAGCTGCgggtggaggagctgcaggataCCTATGAGATGGCGGATATGTACCAGCTGACGGCTCTGTTTGAGGAATGCTCCCGCTTCCTCTCGCGGACGGTGGAGGTCAAGAATTGCTTACAG gtGATGTGGCTCGCAGACAGACACAGTGACCAGGAGCTGTATACCGCAGCCAAGCAATGTGCTAAAATCCACCTCGCTCAGCTACATCAGACTGAAGAATATCTCAATCTGCCCCTCTGCCTGCTGCTTGACATCATCAAGG ATGGTGTTCCCAGCTCCCAGAATCCAAAAATGGCCATCGAGTCGTGGATAAACCACAACAAGGTTGAGAGGGAGGAGTTCTCCTGCCTTCTCCAGGAGAATCTGAAG gGTTTTAAAAAG GAAATTGGGGAGAACGTCCACATCTATCTGATCGGTAAAGAGGAGACGAGGACTCACTCCCTTGCCGTTTCTCTGCATTGTGATGAGGACGATGCGATCAGCGTGAGTGGCCAGAACAGTCTCTGCCATCAGATTACCGCCGCCTGTAAACATGGCGGGGACCTATACGTGGTGGGGGGGTCCATCCCCCGCCGCATGTGGAAGTGCAACATGCACACCATGGACTGGGAGCGCTGTGCACCGTTGCCTAGAGACCGCCTCCACCACACCATGGTGTCTGTGGCCTCTGAAGACACCATCTACTCCCTGGGCGGGAAGACGTTGCAGGACACGCTGTCGAACGCCATCATTTACTACACAGTGAAGGACAACATGTGGACAGAGACGAGCCAGTTGGACACAGCCGTGTCTGGGGCCGCTGGCGTCAACCTGGGAGGAACCATTTACCTGCTCGGAGGCGAGGAGAACGACATGGACTTTTTCACAAAGCCGTCCCGTCTCATCCAGTGCTTCGACACCTCCTCCCAGAAGTGCCAGATCAAACCATACATGCTGCCGTTTGCGGGCTGCATGCACGCCGCCGTCCACATGGACGTCATCTTCATCGTAGGTGAAGGGGACTCGCTGGTGTGCTACAACCCTCTGCTGGAGAGCTTCACGCGGCTGCGCTTCCCAGAGGTGTGGAGCTGCATCCCTTCTCTGTGGAAGGTGGCCAGCTGTAACGGCTGCATATACGTCTTCAGGGACAAGTGTAAGAAAGGCGACGCTAACACGTTAAAGTTTAACCCGGCCACATCTGTGGTCTCGGTTATCAAAGGTATAAAAATCCTCCTAACGAACTGGCAGTTTGTACTGGCCTGA